GCTGTCAATAACGGCGAGTGGGGTACTGCTTCCAGCTGGTCGCCTTCGGGAGTGCCCGCCGATGGCGATAACGTCATTATCCCGGCCAGCTATACGGTTGTGATCAAGAAAGATATCTACAAAACCTTTCCCAATCTCTATATCATTGTCAATGGCATACTGGACTTTGATCCGTCTGGTAAGCTGGACCTGGGCATCAACAGTACCATACTGCTTTCTTCCAGCTCTTCAAAGATCCAATCCAATGGCACAGGCTCCGAGGTAATCTCCATTGGTGGCGTGCAAAAATATAATGGCAGTACGGACCCGGCTTCTATTAGCGGGCCGGCTTTTACCTCTAAAGACACCCCCACTTCTCCCGGAGGGTTTGACTATTTCCCTTTACCCATAAAGCTTACGCATTTTGCTGCCAAGGCTCAAGGGGAAACGGTTGTACTAAGCTGGCAAACGGGTCAAGAAGAAAAGGCCGCTTATTTTGAACTGGAGCGCAGTGCCAATGCCCAACAGTGGCAACACCAGGCCACACTACCCGCAAAGGGCTCCAACACTACGTACACCTATACGGATGCAATACCCCTATCAGCAACAGGGTATTATCGTTTAAAGCTGGTAGATGTGGATGGCCGTTTTGCCTACTCGCCCGTAGTGAGTGTTTCCCATACTGCCAGCCGTTCGTTGCTGGTAAGTCCTAATCCGGCCAGCAGCTATTTACAGGTGAGCCTTTCTCAGCCGGGAAGTCAGTTACTGGAATTGCAGGTAATCAATGCGGCCGGCCAGGTGGTAAAGAAACAGGCGGCTGCCAGTACCGGCTATACGCGGTTAACATTGGAGGGCCTGATGAGCGGGACGTATTACCTGATTGTGAAAAGCGGTGCGCAGGTGTTGGAGTCGAGAGGGATTGTGGTGAGATGAGGAGGGAAGCTGCACGCTGCGCGCGCCGGAGGCGCGGAGAGGGAGGAACCACGGAGGCAAGGGGGCAGGGAGGGACACAGAGAATATTGTCTGAACCGGGATTTGGGGAGATTAAGGGATTAAGGAGAAATGGCTGATGTGAGGATGGCGGATTTTGGTTGACAGGTTAACAAGTTGATAAGTTGACAAGGAAGGGAATAATGAACAAGGAAGGGAGGAATGATGAGGGAAGGAAATGTTCAATGCTCAATTTTCAATGTTCAATGTTCAATGGAGAGAGAAGGGAAAAGTGAGTGGTGAGTGGTGAATGGTGAGTGGTGAGGGATGAGTGGGGAGTGAGGAGTACGTTGTAGTATTGAAAGCGAGATCGATTTTCGCGAATATTGCTTTCCTTGAAAAGCACATTCTTCTCCGGTTTTTAATGGTGGCGATTATTGAAAACCTTAGTTCATTGTGAACATTTTAAGCTCCTAATGCAGGTGTAATATTGATGGTCTTTAAATAAGGTTCTAACTCATCTGTATTGGTAAAACACTTGATCCAGGTGATCGTATCGGCTTCGCTGGCAAATGCTACTTCTACATAGGATTGCGGGAGCTGAAACAGTAAGATCTCTTCTGCATCTGTATGACGGTCTGCTAAATAAACACCTTGTTCTAATAGATAACGAAAACGTTTATGCTGACAAAGTAGGGTGTGATGACGAAACAACATTTACTTCCTTTACTATGTGTATTGAAAACGCAATGCCAAAAAGAGCGGCCATGTGTAGCTGTGAATAGTATGAAGATTGTAGACCAATGGTTGAATAGCATACACATAGCCATGGGTAAAGTGGTTCAAATTATCCACAGCTCTACTGTAAACGGCTCTTTTTGAGACAGATTAAAACTGTGTGAATCAGAAACACATATAGGCACTGGGTTTGTGGCAAACATAAAAACTCGCTGTTTATGGTTATTCAAGCTGCAGTACTATATAAAGGTCTATTGGCACAATACCGGGTGCAGAAGGAAGATAGTGGTGGTTTTATAGCTCAGTTATTGTTCTACCGGGGAAGCTCAACCGATGCGCCTCCGGGCGAGGTTCATTTTGTAAAAGATGGACGGCACTGTACCGGCGATACGGCAGAGCAGGAATTAATGGATGACCTTTATGAAACCGTAAAGACAAGGTTTGGCATTTTTTTAAGTCGCGCCAACGGCTATCGTTTATAAAGAATTGAAACCGCAATAATTTATTGATCAGGTGGATGTGCGAAGGTGGAAAAGGTAGTCGAAAGACTGCCTTTTTAGTTGACCGCGTGTAGGCAAAGCGCTTCGCGCTTTACTGTTTCACGCAGAGGCGCAGGGAGCGCTGGATGCGCCTTTGGCGTGGAGAGGGAGGAACCACGGAGGCGCGGGGACAGGGAGAGGCACAGAGGGAGTTGTCTGAACCGGGATTTGGGGAGATTTTGGGATTAGGGAGAAATGGCGGATGTGAAGATGACGGATGGCTGATTTAGGTTGAAAAGTTAACAAGTTAAAAAGTTGATAAGTTGACAGGGAAAGGAATACGGAACAAGGAAGGAAGAAGGGTTTCACGCAAAGACGCGAAGAAGAGAAGACGCGAAGAGGTGACTAGCTATATACAAAGAAGCACTCCGGGTAAAGAGTGCTTCTTTGTATAAGAATGTTTTATTCATTGCGATGCTTCGCGTCTTTGCGTGAAATATACTGCTTGCAGCGTGTAGCTTACAGCTTGCGGCTTCCTTCTCATAGCTCGTAGCTCACTGCTCGCAGCTTCTATCACTGCACGGCTTCCCACCAACCTACGGGAGCGTTTAGCTTTCCTTGTTTTACTACTTCGCCAATCATAGGGAGCAGCAAGGGCATGTGGCGGCGGTCGGCTTCCTGCTGTACGCGTATAGCCGGCTCGCGCCAGGAATGGTTGGCCAGTGCAAACTTGGACCAATGGACCGGCAATAAACGCTTGGCCTTTAGGTCTATAGCGGCCTGCACGGTTTCTTCCGGCATCATGTGTATGTATTTCCACGCGGGGTCGTACTGGCCATTCTCCAGGATCACTAAGTCAAACGGCCCGAACTTGTCGCCAATGGTTTTGAAGTGGGTGTCGTATCCTGAGTCGCCACCTAAGTAGATGCGCCTGGTAGGCGTGATCAAAACGAAGGATAGCCAGAGTGTTTCATTGCGCTTGAAGCGGCGCCCTGAAAAATGACGTGCCGGCGCCGTATGCACTACAAAACCGGGATCGAGTGTTTCCTCTTCGTACCAGTCTTTTTCAACCAGCTGCGCCGGACTATACCCCCAATGTTCCAGGTGCGCACCCACCCCTAGTCCCGTAATGACTTTTTTTACCTTGGGCTGTAGCTTTACAATGGTCTCGTAGTCCAGGTGGTCGTAATGATCGTGCGATAAAAAAAGGTAATCGATGGGCGGCAAGTCGTCTACGGTATAGACATCTGTCCCTTTAAAACTGGGTGTGGTAAACTTTAAAGGTGAAGCGTGACCACTCAGTACAGGGTCTACCAATATTCGTTTACCGTCTAGCTGCAGGTAGTAAGAGGAATGCCCAAACCATACCAATACGTTTTCTGCCGGATCTATCTGCTTCAGCTCCTGCTTTTGAGTGGGCACATTCTCTTCCGGCTTGCTTTGTTCCTTGCGTTCAAACAAAAACTTCTTGATCACACCGGTGTAGGAATACCCCTCGGTAAGGGCAGGTGTAGGACTCTGGTTTTGAAACTGCCCGTTCTTATAGTGCGGCGACTGCTGCATGCGTGCTAACCGGGCGCCGGTAGCGGCCTTTCCAAATATGGGCTGCTGCATGTATAAATACACGACAGCAATAAACCCTATTACAATTAGAAGAAAGATTATCATCGGTTGATAAAGCTACAAGGTTTGAGCCAGCTGCGAGCAGAGCGCGCCAGGGCGCGAAGAGGGAGGAACCACGAAGACACGGGGACAGGGAGGGACACAGAGGGAATTGTCTGAACCGGGATTTGGGGAGATTCAGGGATTAGGGAGAAATGGCTGATGTGAAGATGGCGGATGGCTGATTTAGGTTGACAGGTTAACAAGTTGATAAGTTGACGGGGAAAGGAGAAGAATATTGAACAAGGAAGGAAGAAATTCGAAATGGGAAATGCGAAATTCGAAAGGGAGAAGGGTTTCACGCAAAGGCGCAAAGAGGAAAAGGCGCAAAGAAAGCTAAGAGAGAAAAGAGCGTAAGAAGAAAAAGAGAATGGTTATAAAGAAAAGGCACTCCACTAAGGGAGTGCCTTTCTTATGTAATTCTGTTTGATCTTCTGGATTTGAGTGCTGGCTCTCCTCCCCTTTGGGGAGGCCGGGAGGGGCCGCTTGCAGCGTGCAGCTTACAGCTTGCAGCTTTTCTTACATATACAAGCCACCGTCTACGCTAAGTACCTGGCCGGTTACATAGGCGCTTAGGTCTGAGGCTAGGAACAGGGTTACATTGGCGATATCTTCGGAAGAGCCAAAGCGACCTAGAGGAATACCTGCTTTGTATTTATCGGCCTGCTCGCCGTCTTTTAAATAACCTGTCATATCGGTTTCCACAAAACCAGGCGCAATAGCATTGCAACGGATGTTGCGGCTGCCTAATTCTTTGGCTACTGATTTGGTAAAGCCCAGGATACCTGCTTTAGAAGCGGCATAGCTACCCTGACCCGCATTACCCATTAAACCAATGACAGAGCTCATATTGATGATGCTTCCGCTTTTGGCTTTCATCATGGGGCGAATCACCTGCTTGGTCATATTGAAGACGCTTTTCAGGTTGATGTCCATTACATCATCCCACTGCTCGGGCGTCATACGCAACAACAAGTTGTCTTTAGAGATACCGGCGTTGTTTACCAGCACGTCTACTGTACCGAACTCTTTTACCACGTCGTTTACAAAGGTCTCACACTCCGCAAACTCACCGGCATTGCTACGGTAGGCCTTGGCTTTTACGCCTAGGGCGGTAAGTTTTTCTTCTAACACCTTCGCTTTTTCTGCACTGCTTTCACTAACATAGGTAAAAGCGATATGTGCTCCGTGCTCCGCTAATTTGAGAGCTACACCCTCACCAATGCCACGCGCTGCACCGGTAACAATAACAACTTTGTTTTCTAAAAGCTTCATTGATCTGGTTTTAATGGCAGCAAATGTAGTGATTTGAGTGGAGAGAGGCTGTACGCTGTATGCAGAGCGCGCCAGGGCGCGAAGAGGGAAGAACCACAGAGACAGGGGGACAGGGAGGGACACAGAGGGAAAGACAGTGGTGAATGGTCAATGGTGAGTGAGGGAAGCTGCAAGCTATACGCTGCACGCTGCACGCTAAACAGCCGAGGAAAAGGAATATTGAACAAGGAACAAGGAAGGATGAAGGAAGAAGGGAAGATGCAAGGCACAAGGTTCAAGAAACAAGGGACAAGGGAGGGACACACAGAGAATTGGGCCGCAAAGACGCGAAGACGCGAAGAGCCGCTAAGAATATTGAACAAGGAAGGAGGAAGGAAGAAGTAGGAAAAATTCGAAAGGGGAAATGCGAAAGGCAGAAGGAAGAAGGTTTCACGCAGAGGCGCGGGGAGCGCAGAGAAAGGAGAACAGTTTCACGCAAAGGCGCAAAGATGAAAAGGCGCCAAGAAGCTAAGAAAGGAGGAGGAGAAGAAAAAGAGGTTCGATATAAAACAAAAGCACTCCTTCAGGTGGAGTGCTTTTGTTTTATAGTCCAATTTATTCTTTGCGATTCTTACTCCGCGTCTCTGCGTCTCTGCGTGAAACCCGCTGCTTGCAGCGCTTAAATCTTTCCCTTTACATTGAGCGCATCGCGGAGGCCGTTGCCTAAGAGGTTGAAGGCTAGTACTAAGATCATGATGGCGAAGCCGGGCGCCAGGGCCAGCATGGGGTTTTGTGTGATTATGAAGTTGTAGTTTTCTTTGATCATCAGTCCCCAGCTAGGTTGCGGGGGCTGTACCCCTACCCCTAAAAAGCTCAGACCGGCTTCAATAACAATAGCCGATGCAAAGTTGGAAGCGGCAATAACCAGGATGGGTCCCAGGATATTGGGCAGAATATGGCGGCCAATAATGCGGGCATGCGAGAAGCCTAGTGCTTTGGCAGCTTCTACATATTGCAGCTCGCGCGTGCTTAGTACCTGGCCGCGCACCAGGCGGGCCACATTTACCCACATGGTCAGGCCAACAGCAATGAATACCTGCCAGAAACCCTTACCTAATAAAAGGGTAATAGCAAATACTAAAAGCAACGTGGGAATGCTCCAGATCACATTGATCAACCACATGATAATATCATCGGTGCGCCCACGAAAGTAGCCGGCTGCCGCGCCTAAAATGATGCCCACCGTTAAAGAGATAAACACCGTGATCAGGCCCACACTTAAACTAATGCGTGTACCAATGATCAGGCGACTGAGAATATCGCGGCCATAACTATCTGTAC
This genomic interval from Flavisolibacter tropicus contains the following:
- a CDS encoding T9SS type A sorting domain-containing protein; translation: MKKFVALCSLIMTSLFAFGGTKTLAVNNGEWGTASSWSPSGVPADGDNVIIPASYTVVIKKDIYKTFPNLYIIVNGILDFDPSGKLDLGINSTILLSSSSSKIQSNGTGSEVISIGGVQKYNGSTDPASISGPAFTSKDTPTSPGGFDYFPLPIKLTHFAAKAQGETVVLSWQTGQEEKAAYFELERSANAQQWQHQATLPAKGSNTTYTYTDAIPLSATGYYRLKLVDVDGRFAYSPVVSVSHTASRSLLVSPNPASSYLQVSLSQPGSQLLELQVINAAGQVVKKQAAASTGYTRLTLEGLMSGTYYLIVKSGAQVLESRGIVVR
- a CDS encoding MBL fold metallo-hydrolase codes for the protein MIIFLLIVIGFIAVVYLYMQQPIFGKAATGARLARMQQSPHYKNGQFQNQSPTPALTEGYSYTGVIKKFLFERKEQSKPEENVPTQKQELKQIDPAENVLVWFGHSSYYLQLDGKRILVDPVLSGHASPLKFTTPSFKGTDVYTVDDLPPIDYLFLSHDHYDHLDYETIVKLQPKVKKVITGLGVGAHLEHWGYSPAQLVEKDWYEEETLDPGFVVHTAPARHFSGRRFKRNETLWLSFVLITPTRRIYLGGDSGYDTHFKTIGDKFGPFDLVILENGQYDPAWKYIHMMPEETVQAAIDLKAKRLLPVHWSKFALANHSWREPAIRVQQEADRRHMPLLLPMIGEVVKQGKLNAPVGWWEAVQ
- the fabG gene encoding 3-oxoacyl-[acyl-carrier-protein] reductase codes for the protein MKLLENKVVIVTGAARGIGEGVALKLAEHGAHIAFTYVSESSAEKAKVLEEKLTALGVKAKAYRSNAGEFAECETFVNDVVKEFGTVDVLVNNAGISKDNLLLRMTPEQWDDVMDINLKSVFNMTKQVIRPMMKAKSGSIINMSSVIGLMGNAGQGSYAASKAGILGFTKSVAKELGSRNIRCNAIAPGFVETDMTGYLKDGEQADKYKAGIPLGRFGSSEDIANVTLFLASDLSAYVTGQVLSVDGGLYM
- a CDS encoding ABC transporter permease, with the protein product MNETSLSFWQAAWRRLKKNKAAMVGLVLIVLAIFIALFGYFIAPDPSPFANRIILEIGGEKPGFTQTFLLVKKVDASNTSVLQQAVSGKQDQYDYIPVTQASVTGDSVVAQRFIDEGLTERISYHKKALADAPIITRQFWLGTDSYGRDILSRLIIGTRISLSVGLITVFISLTVGIILGAAAGYFRGRTDDIIMWLINVIWSIPTLLLVFAITLLLGKGFWQVFIAVGLTMWVNVARLVRGQVLSTRELQYVEAAKALGFSHARIIGRHILPNILGPILVIAASNFASAIVIEAGLSFLGVGVQPPQPSWGLMIKENYNFIITQNPMLALAPGFAIMILVLAFNLLGNGLRDALNVKGKI